Proteins from a genomic interval of Gadus morhua chromosome 19, gadMor3.0, whole genome shotgun sequence:
- the sema4d gene encoding semaphorin-4D isoform X2, which translates to MGLGVLGVFLGLLLEVSSHGPHSGPRTTWKHQDVDLLEFSEPGVFNYSTLLLSETRDALYVGAREAIFELSKRNVTVRNNKVQWKVADTPMSMCTLKGKSKEKDCLNYIRVLQVLNEEHLYVCGTHAFQPQCDYLSIKDFVLEGRAEDGRGKCAFDPSHSVTTVMVDGELYSGTVYNFLGSEPIISRYSPQQALLRTEYSTSWLNEPSFVFADVIREGGGPAGEDDKIYYFFTEVSVEYEFFGKLFIPRVARVCKGDLGGQRTLQKKWTSFLKAKLVCSMPELNFVFNVVHDVFVLEAEDWRNTLIYAVFTSQWGNVGLSAVCVYNMALVDEVFSKGKYMQKATVEQSHTKWVRYNGITPSPRPGACIDNAMRQENINSSLHLPDKTLQFVKDHPLLEDPVLPVGGRPHLITKDVNYTQIAVDRVTALDGRAYDVIFTGTDTGVLHKSVLDEGEVHVVEEIQLIKSGGAIKNLLLSSETRSLYAGSDSGVVQSPTAFCGKYLSCDQCVLARDPYCAWDPSSSACVNILDRPETQNGLIQSLKGDADSCPAVAALSPRDYGRVLVRPGSSAELPCAPPSNLALVSWRLNGSALTEASRFHFIGEGGLLIYSVGPEDQGRYECWSLEWAPAAGKNFSRQVAAYTLVLAAPPAPRGPRKDLGRAAPELGRSGPLGDPFPEGNANTPGPSPLTPARLSPPLPPPPPQPRTDSPLTPPPGGGGGTLRLQPRHHPLQPSSKAPGGPEARDPSAQYLQRGNAAALLCLFLLFFFLFLAALAYNCYMRYLPAPCLRLRAALVGGHKSPLRPEYRACEGGLMEPPAAEKLKLAPRPEGQQNGSQTPTPTPTANTTATNTTQSQLRALRDTGYETEPDCGNGKIPSHGFGGGGGGSDSPSSEKPFDVDSDSQHIEFADADEPSC; encoded by the exons ATGGGCCTGGGAGTGCTGGGCGTGTTCCTGGGCCTCCTTCTGGAGGTCTCCAGCCACGGGCCCCACAGCGGGCCCCGCACCACCTGGAAGCACCAAG ACGTGGACCTGTTGGAGTTCTCCGAGCCGGGGGTCTTCAACTACTCCACTCTGCTGCTGAGCGAGACGAGGGACGCGCTGTACGTCGGCGCCCGGGAGGCCATCTTTGAGCTGAGCAAGAGGAACGTGACGGTCCGCAACAACAAG GTCCAGTGGAAGGTTGCGGATACGCCTATGAGCATGTGCACGCTGAAGGGGAAATCTAAAGAG AAGGACTGCCTGAACTACATCCGGGTGCTGCAGGTGCTGAACGAGGAGCACCTGTACGTGTGTGGGACGCACGCCTTCCAACCACAGTGTGACTATCTG TCGATCAAAGACTTTGTGCTGGAGGGCCGGGCGGAGGACGGCCGGGGGAAGTGTGCGTTCGACCCGTCGCACAGCGTCACCACCGTCATGGTTG ATGGCGAGCTCTACTCCGGCACGGTGTATAACTTCCTGGGCAGTGAACCCATCATCTCGCGGTACTCCCCTCAGCAGGCCCTGCTGCGCACAGAGTACTCCACGTCATGGCTCAATG agccCAGCTTCGTGTTCGCGGACGTGATCCGGGAGGGCGGGGGTCCTGCCGGGGAGGACGACAAGATCTACTACTTCTTCACCGAGGTGTCCGTGGAGTACGAGTTCTTCGGCAAGCTCTTCATCCCCCGGGTGGCTCGCGTCTGCAAG GGAGACCTGGGCGGTCAGCGCACGCTGCAGAAGAAGTGGACGTCCTTCCTGAAGGCCAAGCTGGTGTGCTCCATGCCCGAGCTCAACTTCGTGTTCAACGTGGTGCACGACGTGTTCGTCCTGGAGGCGGAGGACTGGCGCAACACGCTCATCTACGCCGTCTTCACATCCCAGTG gGGCAACGTGGGCCTTtcggccgtgtgtgtgtacaacatGGCGCTGGTGGACGAGGTGTTCTCCAAGGGGAAGTACATGCAGAAGGCCACCGTGGAGCAGTCCCACACCAAGTGGGTCCGCTACAACGGCATCACCCCGTCGCCACGGCCCGGAGCG tgcaTCGACAACGCCATGCGGCAGGAGAACATCAACAGCTCGCTGCACCTGCCCGACAAGACGCTGCAGTTCGTCAAAGACCATCCCCTCCTGGAGGACCCCGTGCTGCCGGTCGGCGGGCGGCCCCACCTCATCACCAAGGACGTCAACTACACCCAGATCGCCGTGGACCGGGTGACGGCGCTGGACGGACGCGCCTACGACGTCATCTTCACCGGCACCG ACACCGGAGTCCTGCATAAGTCGGTCCTGGACGAAGGAGAGGTGCAcgtggtggaggagatccagCTGATCAAGAGCGGCGGGGCCATCAAGAACCTGCTGTTGTCCTCCGAG ACCCGCTCCCTGTACGCCGGGTCAGACTCCGGCGTGGTCCAATCCCCCACCGCCTTCTGTGGGAAGTACCTGTCATGTGACCAGTGTGTGCTGGCCCGGGACCCCTACTGTGCCTGGGACCCCAGCTCTTCGGCCTGCGTCAATATACTCGACCGCCCAGAAACGCAGAA CGGTCTGATCCAGAGTTTAAAAGGTGACGCAGATTCCTGTCCTGCAG tggcgGCGCTCTCCCCCCGGGACTACGGGCGCGTGCTGGTGCGTCCGGGCAGCTCGGCGGAGCTCCCGTGCGCGCCGCCCTCCAACCTGGCGCTGGTGTCGTGGCGGCTCAACGGCTCGGCGCTCACCGAGGCCTCGCGCTTCCACTTCATCGGCGAGGGGGGCCTGCTCATCTACAGCGTGGGCCCCGAGGACCAGGGCCGCTACGAGTGCTGGTCCCTGGAGTGGGCCCCGGCCGCCGGCAAGAACTTCAGCCGGCAGGTGGCCGCCTACACCCTGGTGCTggccgcccccccggccccccggggcccccgcaAGGACCTGGGCCGCGCCGCCCCGGAGCTGGGCCGCAGCGGCCCGCTCGGCGACCCCTTCCCCGAAGGTAACGCTAACACGCCGGGGCCCTCCCCGCTAACCCCGGCccgcctctcccccccgctgccgccgccgcccccccagccccgcacCGACTCCCCActaaccccgccccccggcggcggcggcggcacgcTGCGGCTGCAGCCCCGGCACCACCCCCTCCAGCCCAGCTCCaaggcccccgggggcccggagGCGCGGGACCCCTCGGCGCAGTACCTGCAGCGGGGCAACGCGGCGgccctcctctgcctcttcctgctcttcttcttcctcttcctggcgGCGCTGGCCTACAACTGCTACATGCGCTACCTGCCGGCGCCCTGCCTGCGGCTGCGGGCCGCGCTGGTGGGGGGCCACAAGTCCCCGCTGCGGCCCGAGTACCGCGCCTGCGAGGGCGGCCTCATGGAGCCCCCGGCCGCCGAGAAGCTGAAGCTGGCGCCGCGGCCCGAGGGCCAGCAGAACGGCAGCCAGACCCCCACCCCGACCCCCACCGccaacaccaccgccaccaacaccacccagagcCAGCTGCGCGCGCTCCGCGACACGGGCTACGAGACGGAGCCCGACTGCGGCAACGGGAAGATCCCGTCGCACGGgtttggcggcggcggcggcggcagcgacAGTCCCTCCAGCGAGAAGCCCTTCGACGTGGACTCGGACTCGCAGCACATCGAGTTTGCCGACGCGGACGAACCGAGCTGCTAG
- the sema4d gene encoding semaphorin-4D isoform X1 yields MNPYSLAEAMTDKGNLTVPRLAESNMGLGVLGVFLGLLLEVSSHGPHSGPRTTWKHQDVDLLEFSEPGVFNYSTLLLSETRDALYVGAREAIFELSKRNVTVRNNKVQWKVADTPMSMCTLKGKSKEKDCLNYIRVLQVLNEEHLYVCGTHAFQPQCDYLSIKDFVLEGRAEDGRGKCAFDPSHSVTTVMVDGELYSGTVYNFLGSEPIISRYSPQQALLRTEYSTSWLNEPSFVFADVIREGGGPAGEDDKIYYFFTEVSVEYEFFGKLFIPRVARVCKGDLGGQRTLQKKWTSFLKAKLVCSMPELNFVFNVVHDVFVLEAEDWRNTLIYAVFTSQWGNVGLSAVCVYNMALVDEVFSKGKYMQKATVEQSHTKWVRYNGITPSPRPGACIDNAMRQENINSSLHLPDKTLQFVKDHPLLEDPVLPVGGRPHLITKDVNYTQIAVDRVTALDGRAYDVIFTGTDTGVLHKSVLDEGEVHVVEEIQLIKSGGAIKNLLLSSETRSLYAGSDSGVVQSPTAFCGKYLSCDQCVLARDPYCAWDPSSSACVNILDRPETQNGLIQSLKGDADSCPAVAALSPRDYGRVLVRPGSSAELPCAPPSNLALVSWRLNGSALTEASRFHFIGEGGLLIYSVGPEDQGRYECWSLEWAPAAGKNFSRQVAAYTLVLAAPPAPRGPRKDLGRAAPELGRSGPLGDPFPEGNANTPGPSPLTPARLSPPLPPPPPQPRTDSPLTPPPGGGGGTLRLQPRHHPLQPSSKAPGGPEARDPSAQYLQRGNAAALLCLFLLFFFLFLAALAYNCYMRYLPAPCLRLRAALVGGHKSPLRPEYRACEGGLMEPPAAEKLKLAPRPEGQQNGSQTPTPTPTANTTATNTTQSQLRALRDTGYETEPDCGNGKIPSHGFGGGGGGSDSPSSEKPFDVDSDSQHIEFADADEPSC; encoded by the exons agggAACCTGACGGTGCCCAGGTTAGCAGAGTCCAACATGGGCCTGGGAGTGCTGGGCGTGTTCCTGGGCCTCCTTCTGGAGGTCTCCAGCCACGGGCCCCACAGCGGGCCCCGCACCACCTGGAAGCACCAAG ACGTGGACCTGTTGGAGTTCTCCGAGCCGGGGGTCTTCAACTACTCCACTCTGCTGCTGAGCGAGACGAGGGACGCGCTGTACGTCGGCGCCCGGGAGGCCATCTTTGAGCTGAGCAAGAGGAACGTGACGGTCCGCAACAACAAG GTCCAGTGGAAGGTTGCGGATACGCCTATGAGCATGTGCACGCTGAAGGGGAAATCTAAAGAG AAGGACTGCCTGAACTACATCCGGGTGCTGCAGGTGCTGAACGAGGAGCACCTGTACGTGTGTGGGACGCACGCCTTCCAACCACAGTGTGACTATCTG TCGATCAAAGACTTTGTGCTGGAGGGCCGGGCGGAGGACGGCCGGGGGAAGTGTGCGTTCGACCCGTCGCACAGCGTCACCACCGTCATGGTTG ATGGCGAGCTCTACTCCGGCACGGTGTATAACTTCCTGGGCAGTGAACCCATCATCTCGCGGTACTCCCCTCAGCAGGCCCTGCTGCGCACAGAGTACTCCACGTCATGGCTCAATG agccCAGCTTCGTGTTCGCGGACGTGATCCGGGAGGGCGGGGGTCCTGCCGGGGAGGACGACAAGATCTACTACTTCTTCACCGAGGTGTCCGTGGAGTACGAGTTCTTCGGCAAGCTCTTCATCCCCCGGGTGGCTCGCGTCTGCAAG GGAGACCTGGGCGGTCAGCGCACGCTGCAGAAGAAGTGGACGTCCTTCCTGAAGGCCAAGCTGGTGTGCTCCATGCCCGAGCTCAACTTCGTGTTCAACGTGGTGCACGACGTGTTCGTCCTGGAGGCGGAGGACTGGCGCAACACGCTCATCTACGCCGTCTTCACATCCCAGTG gGGCAACGTGGGCCTTtcggccgtgtgtgtgtacaacatGGCGCTGGTGGACGAGGTGTTCTCCAAGGGGAAGTACATGCAGAAGGCCACCGTGGAGCAGTCCCACACCAAGTGGGTCCGCTACAACGGCATCACCCCGTCGCCACGGCCCGGAGCG tgcaTCGACAACGCCATGCGGCAGGAGAACATCAACAGCTCGCTGCACCTGCCCGACAAGACGCTGCAGTTCGTCAAAGACCATCCCCTCCTGGAGGACCCCGTGCTGCCGGTCGGCGGGCGGCCCCACCTCATCACCAAGGACGTCAACTACACCCAGATCGCCGTGGACCGGGTGACGGCGCTGGACGGACGCGCCTACGACGTCATCTTCACCGGCACCG ACACCGGAGTCCTGCATAAGTCGGTCCTGGACGAAGGAGAGGTGCAcgtggtggaggagatccagCTGATCAAGAGCGGCGGGGCCATCAAGAACCTGCTGTTGTCCTCCGAG ACCCGCTCCCTGTACGCCGGGTCAGACTCCGGCGTGGTCCAATCCCCCACCGCCTTCTGTGGGAAGTACCTGTCATGTGACCAGTGTGTGCTGGCCCGGGACCCCTACTGTGCCTGGGACCCCAGCTCTTCGGCCTGCGTCAATATACTCGACCGCCCAGAAACGCAGAA CGGTCTGATCCAGAGTTTAAAAGGTGACGCAGATTCCTGTCCTGCAG tggcgGCGCTCTCCCCCCGGGACTACGGGCGCGTGCTGGTGCGTCCGGGCAGCTCGGCGGAGCTCCCGTGCGCGCCGCCCTCCAACCTGGCGCTGGTGTCGTGGCGGCTCAACGGCTCGGCGCTCACCGAGGCCTCGCGCTTCCACTTCATCGGCGAGGGGGGCCTGCTCATCTACAGCGTGGGCCCCGAGGACCAGGGCCGCTACGAGTGCTGGTCCCTGGAGTGGGCCCCGGCCGCCGGCAAGAACTTCAGCCGGCAGGTGGCCGCCTACACCCTGGTGCTggccgcccccccggccccccggggcccccgcaAGGACCTGGGCCGCGCCGCCCCGGAGCTGGGCCGCAGCGGCCCGCTCGGCGACCCCTTCCCCGAAGGTAACGCTAACACGCCGGGGCCCTCCCCGCTAACCCCGGCccgcctctcccccccgctgccgccgccgcccccccagccccgcacCGACTCCCCActaaccccgccccccggcggcggcggcggcacgcTGCGGCTGCAGCCCCGGCACCACCCCCTCCAGCCCAGCTCCaaggcccccgggggcccggagGCGCGGGACCCCTCGGCGCAGTACCTGCAGCGGGGCAACGCGGCGgccctcctctgcctcttcctgctcttcttcttcctcttcctggcgGCGCTGGCCTACAACTGCTACATGCGCTACCTGCCGGCGCCCTGCCTGCGGCTGCGGGCCGCGCTGGTGGGGGGCCACAAGTCCCCGCTGCGGCCCGAGTACCGCGCCTGCGAGGGCGGCCTCATGGAGCCCCCGGCCGCCGAGAAGCTGAAGCTGGCGCCGCGGCCCGAGGGCCAGCAGAACGGCAGCCAGACCCCCACCCCGACCCCCACCGccaacaccaccgccaccaacaccacccagagcCAGCTGCGCGCGCTCCGCGACACGGGCTACGAGACGGAGCCCGACTGCGGCAACGGGAAGATCCCGTCGCACGGgtttggcggcggcggcggcggcagcgacAGTCCCTCCAGCGAGAAGCCCTTCGACGTGGACTCGGACTCGCAGCACATCGAGTTTGCCGACGCGGACGAACCGAGCTGCTAG